acaagttttttttttttttttttttgaaatcaacTAGAAGATTCGTTGACACCAAGATATCGTAGATCACCCAATTCGATATGCTTATAAGATTATATGAATTTTGAATacgataatttttttttatttttttataattaagaacTTGCACGCTAAGATGATCGAGATTTGCCAACTACGacgacaaaataaaagaataatttaCTGTTCAATAATTTCTCTCTCGCAGAAAAGGTCTATAAAATAGCAGTCTCACTCTCTTGAGTTATATACATCTCGGTCTCATTCACGTGTTTATTCTCCCTATTTttcaccatatatatatacatgacgTCATCCATGTTTCGATCTCCTTGCAAGATTCCGTCGGTGAAAGGTTTTGAGCAAAAGAGCTACGTAGGCCTTAAAGCAGCTTCGTATAACGTCAGAGTCAACTCTTTTAAAAGCAGTGAAGTTGCTAGTCAACTCCAAAAGATCGACTCGACCTTGATATGGCCGGTAAATGCTCTCGAGGCGCCTCCAGTCCCGAGTAAACCAGCCACACCTCTGATTGATCAGCCTCTTGTAAGTAAACacttattttaaaaccaaaatgtttagaacctaaacacttttgtttttcttttggctttgAACTTCTTTTGTTAGTTTCAATCTAATGTGAGTTAAGTGTTTCAGCAGCTAAGCCGACGCGCACGTCGTAACCGAAAGTGCCCTACCCAGAGAGCTGCCTTCCAAGAGACTAATATCTCTCCTGCAAATTTCATATACCCTCTCTTCATTCACGAAGGTtagtttgagtttttatttagGATTAACTTGGttataattatcaaaaatgatTTATAGTTGTTGTGCTTTAAGCCAATGTGATTCTTTAAATGGCAAGAATACATGGTATTTTACATGCTATCGAAAAAAACTATCTTCGTTTTCTTACGTGAAATATGGAACCTTTGAAGGTGAGGTAGACATTCCCATAACATCGATGCCTGGACGTTACATGCTTGGCTGGAGACACGGCCTCATTGAAGAAGTGAGTGATGATTCTATATGAAAACTTTAGAGActataaatttgatatcttcttctcattttacTTGTAAACAACTTTGTTCACGGTTTGTTCTATTAGGacctaaaataaaacttaaagaTAATGAAGCATTCTTTTTGGCTAACTCTTGTATGTGTTTTGTGAGGAAAATAGGTTGCAAGGGCACTAGATGTTGGTGTGAATAGCGTAAAGTTGTATCCTAAAGTTCCGGAAGCGTTAAaggtttcatcattttcttcttaatcagTGTTGTGCATATTTTTTGAGTTGTTTGACACATATTTTGACAATGGTTTACAAAATATGAATACATCAATAACTAACCTTTCTTTGTTTAGTCTCCAACAGGGGAAGAGGCATTTAACGACAACGGTCTAATACCTAGGACAGTTCGTCTTCTCAAGGACAGATTCCCTGATCttgtaagatatatatatacttctttGGTCAATAGCTAGAGGAAGTGGTTCTGAACTTGAATAATGACAActttcttattaatttctcAAGGTTATCTACACTGATGTCAACTTTGATGAGTACTCAACAACTGGGCATGGTGGGATCGTAGGAGAAGATGGTAAGAAATCTGTTTTGTACATTTAAAAACCTATTCACCAATTCACAAATTGTAGTAAATCTAAAACATCCATCTATGTTTTATAGGCGTGATATTAAATGATGAAACAATTCACCAATTGCGGAAACAAGCAGTTTCTCAGGTAAAAATGAAACCATTTTGACcaattaaataactaaaacGTTTAATATTCTAATAAGAACTGATGCAGGCCCGAGCTGGAGCAGATGTTGTTTGTACGAGTGAGATGTTGGATGGTCGCGTAGGCGCGGTTCGTGCAGCTCTAGATGCTGAGGGATTTCAAGATGTGTCCATTATGTCTTACTCTGTCAAGTAAATTACTTCATAAAATCTCaccttctttttattttctactaaTTAGTCCAATCTAATCAGTTGTTGTCACTATCAACAGGTATACAAGTTCATTATATGGCCGTTTTCGCAAAGTACAATTGGACAAGAAAACGTACGTAAAACAACTGTGTAATCTTAAGTGTTTGTTTACGTTTGCGTTTGTGTTGACTTTATAAACTTAAACTTAGAGAGCATCTCCAttagttaaatatattttcataataattCTTCTACGACTATCTTTTAAagtatttaactttttaaaacaaaataataattattatagtaataattaaatgaaaatttaagacaaaaaaataataatgacaaATGTTAGATGAAGTTCTTGTTAGTATATCATGGATTCTTTATTAAAATTCCATATCTAGTTATTTTAATAGGAGTGTCTAGTTATCTTTATTGGAAATactcttatatataatatagtttttttttcaaatgaaacaaaaatctttattaATTTGCACACGCCAATAATTAAACGCTTAACgaaaaataaactttcttctagtttttacaaatatattattttaagaaccaaacaagttctttttaaaatgaagaaggaattatacatttttttttacaattgaACGTGAACACAAAAacgtttcttttttaaaatcttatgttaaaatatattcagaaaacaataaaCGTTTGTATAACGAGtgcaacaaaatttgaaaacaaatattagacTGAATCAAAGTTTGGTAGaaatagttttgaaattaactttttaatgCAAAAGCGTTTCAAACAACTAGAACCTAAATGAATATGTGTATGTATCTAAAAGATGTCTTAGCGTGCCccttccaagttccaactaaatttgttgttgttaatatGGTGGGTAAACAAAAGTTATCAGATAAACCCAGCAAATTCAAGAGAGGCATTGCTAGAAGCACGAGAAGACGAAGCGGAAGGAGCTGATATCTTAATGGTGAAGCCAGCACTCCCATCTCTCGATATCATACGCTTATTGAAGAACCAAACTTTGTTGCCTATTGGAGCTTGCCAAGTTTCTGGTGAATACTCTATGATCAAAGCTGCTGGACTTCTCAAGATGATcgatgaagaaaaagttatgATGGAGTCATTGTTATGCATCCGCCGAGCTGGTGCAGATCTCATTCTTACATACTTTGCTCTTCAAGCTGCTACAAAATTATGCGGCGAAAATAAACGATTTAGTTCCAACTAGTCGTCCATTGTTCGTTTGTATTTGCGttcgtttatattttttggtatgCATTcatttataacaattaaatcTACCTCATATTAATGTAAAGTTTGCTACATGTATGTATGCTTGTGAATTATGTTGTAAATTGGTTTTCTTCCGTAATATACAATCTATCAACCATTTCAACCCTTAAACGATCTTTATTTGACGCTACTTACTATGCATCGTCTCACATGCAACTATGCAAGCTACGTATAAAATATGGAACTTGAATTGTCAAGATCAATATTATATAGATCAATCCTTAAAGATGCTAAAAAGAGATATTATAGTTTATCAATCCTTAGAAAGTACCCAAAAATTAATATCCCACACGAACCAAGAAAATTATGACctaaaatcttgaaaatctTCCTCGTTTGTATGCTTTCGGATTCCGTAATTTTCTTCTTGGACTTTGGAAATTGTCAACCTTGCAGTTATCTTCAATTGACgttacttttctttgtttcactTACAAGCTAATAATCACATATGAAACCTCTGTTGTCAATATAAACCTTAATAATCACATGGTAATACAATTTCGTAGCAAATACTCAAACGTCCAAATATTTCATGATATCAAGAAAATAGTTGTCTAAGATTTTGTACCGCTAGCTATCTTTTACTCTAACCTCTTTAGCTAAAATCCATACACCATATGCAATATGCGGTTTAcacgtttaaaaaaaaaaactactctTCACAAACATTTCCAAGCAAAGATAGATTAAGAACAATATAATTTCCGTAACGCCTAGAAATATaaccacccaaaaaaaagcCGGGGAGATTGTTTTTACTCTTATGAATGTTTATCATTTAAGTATCTCTCAGCCACGGCGGCATGAACCGCGGCTCCAACGGGTAAACTATCTTCATCGATCATGAAATGTGGTGAATGAGCAATGTGGACTGATCCGAGTTCTTCATTTCTTATGCCAATGAAGTAGAAAGCGGCTGGGATGATTTCTGAGTAGAAGGCGAAATCTTCGGCTCCCATCATCTGTGGAGCCAAGGTGAAATGGCTATCTCCGAGCAAATCTATGGTGACTTTCTTCAAGTGATTGTATGTTGCATCATTGTTCGTAGTTGGCGGGTATATCGCATTCTGCTTCTCAAAGAAGTTCACTGTCGCTTGGCAACCGAAAACCCCGACCTGATCCATGAGTACCTGCCGGTACAAAAGACGCATATCTTTTAATATGGTGTTGCAATAACAGTGGAGCTagacaaaatatttgtaatgtCCATTGTGATTGTTGTGTGTGACATAGAACCTGATGAGACCAAGCACCAAGTCCAACCAATGTATTTTCGGACCGTCTCGTACCAAGTTAAAGATAGAAGTGAAAAATGCGatttacaatttgtttttctttttttctttttcccatTTGATCAGCTTTATAAACATTATTTGTAATTCACCTTAGTTTGGTTTtagcaaaataataaattcaaacgtattatatcaataattaaacaaatttatgttatattttataactacatctatttctatatatatgaaattcaaattcaatttttgtaaGCTTTGGTTTATTCAGTTCAAGTTTAATTCAATCACACTAAAATctgtaattattttataaatttttttttgtattagttTAGTAATTACTGTTTAGGTTTAGTAATTATTGTTTAGGCTTCTAAGCATGAATGTTGTACTAGTTTAGTAATTACTGTTTAGGTTTCAGTTCTGTTCGGGTTGGTCCATTTGGTTTGCATACAACTCTCAAGTATAACTGGGTCTAAAAAATTTTGGGCCCTAATTTTGGACTGGTTTGGTCATGTGAGAATTATAGTTGGAACCTTTTAATCATTGGTTTTGGCCCGCTTTTTAATAAATagcaataaacaaaaattcctAATCTAAGTGGTTATGGTCTATGGTACGCACCTCTTGAATACGTTTCTTGAGGTAGTAGAAGCTTGAGTTAGAAAAAGCTCTGAAAGTACCACCGAGGACCACCGTGTCCGGCGCCACATCGAGACTATGACCGCCATCAAATGAAGTAACCGACACAACCTACAACTCGAGAAAATGGGAATCAGAATTAAgctataaattttcaaatatctGGTTGTGGATTTTATGAAGTACCTGAGAGTCAAGAGGACTAGCTTCACGGGATACAATGCCTTGAAGACTAATGACCGCGGAAGAAGCTGCAAGAAGGAGATTAGCGGCGCCACGGCTATCTTCCGAAGTGATAACCGCCCGGAAAATTCCACATCCCGCGAGCAAAGGACCACTTCTTGATCCAATCACACCCGTTGGATGGATATGGGACACATGGACCGCGAAGATAGCCTCCACGTCATCCAAAGCTCCGTCTTCGATCATATTCTTTGCACCATTTCCAGCTTCTTCAGCCGGTTGGAATAACAGAACCACTGTTCcctataaaaaaatcatacatgCAACAAAAGGGACTAATTTATTTGCTTTGATCTCCGGTCCAACGAAACCATGGGCCTAAAGACCATAACTCCTCtattacaccaaaaaaataaaataaaaattaaatgatttccCTTATCTTCAAAAGCAAATCATTAATTCACATCAGTTGTCATTATAGCACAACAAACAGTGACCCACCAAGAAATAAAGTTTAGAAATCTCATCCACTTTTAAATAAGTTATAAAACAATGTTATGAAAAACAGTGATAGGAGCCAAAGCCTTAGACTTAGATCTTGTAATCGTAGCCGTTGATTAACGTggggaaaaaaggaaatatgTAAGCAAACTTTCTCTTAACCCTAGTCTCTCTTGGAAGTTAAGGTTAATTCTTgggagtttttttgtttattaagaTGAAGATACCTTATATAGGCCACAATACTTtgtgtaaaaaagaaaactcctAAAACCAATATTAAAAGAAAcccataaaaccaaaattaagccaaaacaccaaaactcTTAACTCGTATAAAAAGCATAGAGTTTGATGAAGTACCTTGAGAAGATGTTCACGAGCCTTAAGAATATGGGCAGCACCAAGAAGCATAGTCACATGTGCGTCATGACCACATGCATGCATTTTGCCTGCAACTTTGCTTATATGTTCCCATTCAACTGCTTCCTATTTTGCATTAACACAACTAATATTATTATGTcaatatagtaaataaaaataatcctAACAAATCTCTATGCCTTATCTGTATAAACCATATCACCTCAACCACACAATCtatcattatcatcatatcTGGTATATCATGTGACACAGCTAGCCTCTCTGTCAGTGAGTAACTACCAATATAAGTACAAAatctttccaaaaatagaaCATTTCACATGGTCACATGGAACAAAGAATATAATGAAACTAGTTTAAGCATTGTTATGTGCCAATATAATTGGTAACACAAAATATTGTACATTTAACGTATAAACAATTTGCATTATTTCTGAATcattttgacttttctttcataaaaCTATacttcaaaactaaaaagtcttaacaagaaaaacataaacaaaagtcTTACTGTTTCATACAGTACAAACAGGGGCGGTTCTCAGAGTGTGCTCACACGTGAAAACCATgtgtttttgaataatattttttatgtcaCATGGACCTAGTCCCACATTTTGTAACGTATAATATAGTCGGCCCAATTAGACTACGAGCTACATTTTGTAAACGTAGGTTTTTAAGCTATGTAtgcaaaaggaaaaagtaaatacatcaaaacatataatttagaaaaaataaacttttctttgttgtgATTACCTGAATAGGTAGTGCGTCCATATCAGCCCGAACCGCAACAAAAGGCGGTCCACCGGATCCGATCCAAGCCCGAATACCCGTTTTCGCTAACGGATATCTATACATGATACCCATACGGTCCAGCTCCGACCTAATAAGCCTACTAGTCTCATACTCCTCAAACGCTAGCTCCGGGTTCTCATGGATCGTCCTCCTAACGCGTTTAAGCCACGCAACGTTATCCGGCTGATAAGTCAGCCTAAGAATCTCATCAGAACATGCTTTGGTCCAAACCCGACACTCATCTGACCCGACATGAGCCGGTAGACCCAAGGATTGGTTCTTGATCGGTGTCGGCCGTAGTAACATCCCAAAAGGGTTGTTGTTGGGATATTTCACTTCAAAGAAAGGTAAGTTGGTGGCTATGGTAAGAGAGACAAAGATTATGGttagagagacagagagaagattAAGTTTCCGGAGATTGTCCATAACTTTGTGTTCTTGtctgtgagagagagagagggagataaagtttgttttggttataaaagGATGCTGAGTGAAGAGAGAGGATATTTGGGCATGTGGGTATAAAGGAGGTAAAGATAGAGAGATATGAGAGAGTAATTTAGGCACGTGGGTTAATTAGATGTCGAATCGTAACGGCTGGAGAGACCCACCACTTTCTACGGAGAATTGTTCAGACTTGTTTACTCTTGACACGCctctttagattttatttcatccactcttttttctttctctctgccggtgatttttgttattgagaatctataaaaaaaatcggatatttttgtgttatttaaAACGTTTATGGATGGGATGGCCAAACTATGAGatgtaaaatttgtttgagACATGTAAACCACATAAAGATTCCACATAAACATTCGACTACAATTTAGTTAGAggcttttgaaaaaaaaccATTATCTACAaatgaacccaaaaaaaaaaaaaaaaaaaaaaattgagccAGGCTAATGcaaattgaattgaatttcCGCATTcgaatcaaattttattttctaatttattagttaagaaacaatttttgaatatataaatatcagttacatttgaatttaaattaatcaatagtaattattttaattatgattttaacTATCCAAATCTGaaccaaattcaaacaaaaatttggcAAACTGAATCAAAGcaattaaaacaaactttGTTCTATTTGGCACCTAATTTTCTCGAACCGAACGTAATCATCAAACTCACACCTCTACtttcaaatctattttttttatataatattaaaatgttgggtttttttttttgctttgttcaAGTGTTTCTATagcaaaattttttttttatgtatatatatatatatagaattttgtttttttcttggtttatttcaaatataatattgtttgttaaaGATGGAAAGGTTATAttcttgaaactttaaaaagacAATTTGAGAAGTTGTAACACTTTTGTCTGTATTCCAAAGGAATAGTTTGACTCTAGAAAATACTATTGTGAGTTTTCGTTGGGGACCAAAAcgaaatttattatataaattaaataactatatTATAATAGAATTTCATCTatatccttcttttttttgtcgcaCACTTGATTTgataataagatatataatatattcgTAGGGATCTCAAATGCCATGTATCACCCATTGCCGGTAACTATACTCTTTGATAGAATGTCAAAGAAGCTCTAAAATGGAAAGCTTAACCTACAATCTACAAATGACTATTATTAATCATGTAAAAAATTACAACGGCGAAAACTGATTAAaccagaaaatatatataatccgATTATAAATGGccgaatatttataatatattttaatagaGTTTTATGAAAAAACAGTCTTCTATTTTTGCAGTTTTATCCTTAACatctaaaaaatatcaaataattctataaaatctaaaataatacgtaatataatctatttttacaattttacatatattgtaaacGTTTTTACAatcacatatatttatttttgaaaattttaaaatattattgtacTCTTTATCTCGAGAGCTTcgatttgatatattatttatcaaaattttaaaatttgataataataaaaatgactaTCTTTATtgcatattattttagaatttatagaattattttatattttttagacgtaaaaagtaaaattacaaaaatagatGATTTTGAGAGTTGTTTGCACATAAAACTCAttttaatactatatattcatattttatatgaaatatgtAAACTAgtaattttttcgttttaaaaataatttagagaagaaaaaaactataatgaGTTAAcgaaaactaaaaacaaattacaggGTAGAGACAAACTGTTTATACGGATAAAGACCATCgtacatatttttaaataaattaagatcAATGTAGACTTTCGTAACATATATCAaactttgattattttttcacaaacaatagaaattttgaaaaaggtTTGGGGATGGTCggtttatgaaaataaatagaaaagcGAATAGTCTCTATTTACTTCGAGAAACTGATTTTGGTAGCTACAGCCATAGTCAACGGTCGAAAGTTCACAACTTATACAAATTGCTGAATTTAGTCCAAAATTTTGCCAAGACGTTGGGCGGTAAAATAGCTGGAGCAAATAAAAGAATCTTGTTGCTTTTAGGGTACTTTACTATTTTGTTGAGTCATTTTGTAAACATCGATGTCTTTAActagttttcctttttggcGATTTTGCTTTAGATTATGTTTCATATATCATAGCCACCATTGCGAAATAAGTCTTACTCATACTtatctt
This sequence is a window from Arabidopsis thaliana chromosome 1 sequence. Protein-coding genes within it:
- the hemb2 gene encoding Aldolase superfamily protein (hemb2; FUNCTIONS IN: porphobilinogen synthase activity, catalytic activity, metal ion binding; INVOLVED IN: porphyrin biosynthetic process; EXPRESSED IN: root; CONTAINS InterPro DOMAIN/s: Aldolase-type TIM barrel (InterPro:IPR013785), Tetrapyrrole biosynthesis, porphobilinogen synthase (InterPro:IPR001731); BEST Arabidopsis thaliana protein match is: Aldolase superfamily protein (TAIR:AT1G69740.2); Has 6838 Blast hits to 6838 proteins in 2133 species: Archae - 162; Bacteria - 3759; Metazoa - 160; Fungi - 160; Plants - 79; Viruses - 0; Other Eukaryotes - 2518 (source: NCBI BLink).) → MTSSMFRSPCKIPSVKGFEQKSYVGLKAASYNVRVNSFKSSEVASQLQKIDSTLIWPVNALEAPPVPSKPATPLIDQPLQLSRRARRNRKCPTQRAAFQETNISPANFIYPLFIHEGEVDIPITSMPGRYMLGWRHGLIEEVARALDVGVNSVKLYPKVPEALKSPTGEEAFNDNGLIPRTVRLLKDRFPDLVIYTDVNFDEYSTTGHGGIVGEDGVILNDETIHQLRKQAVSQARAGADVVCTSEMLDGRVGAVRAALDAEGFQDVSIMSYSVKYTSSLYGRFRKVQLDKKTYQINPANSREALLEAREDEAEGADILMVKPALPSLDIIRLLKNQTLLPIGACQVSGEYSMIKAAGLLKMIDEEKVMMESLLCIRRAGADLILTYFALQAATKLCGENKRFSSN
- the ILL6 gene encoding IAA-amino acid hydrolase ILR1-like 6 (IAA-leucine resistant (ILR)-like gene 6 (ILL6); FUNCTIONS IN: metallopeptidase activity, IAA-amino acid conjugate hydrolase activity; INVOLVED IN: proteolysis, regulation of systemic acquired resistance, auxin metabolic process; LOCATED IN: endomembrane system; EXPRESSED IN: 22 plant structures; EXPRESSED DURING: 13 growth stages; CONTAINS InterPro DOMAIN/s: Peptidase M20 (InterPro:IPR002933), Peptidase M20D, amidohydrolase (InterPro:IPR010168), Peptidase M20D, mername-AA028/carboxypeptidase Ss1 (InterPro:IPR017439), Peptidase M20, dimerisation (InterPro:IPR011650); BEST Arabidopsis thaliana protein match is: peptidase M20/M25/M40 family protein (TAIR:AT1G51760.1); Has 12322 Blast hits to 12314 proteins in 1908 species: Archae - 129; Bacteria - 9070; Metazoa - 89; Fungi - 234; Plants - 310; Viruses - 0; Other Eukaryotes - 2490 (source: NCBI BLink).), producing MDNLRKLNLLSVSLTIIFVSLTIATNLPFFEVKYPNNNPFGMLLRPTPIKNQSLGLPAHVGSDECRVWTKACSDEILRLTYQPDNVAWLKRVRRTIHENPELAFEEYETSRLIRSELDRMGIMYRYPLAKTGIRAWIGSGGPPFVAVRADMDALPIQEAVEWEHISKVAGKMHACGHDAHVTMLLGAAHILKAREHLLKGTVVLLFQPAEEAGNGAKNMIEDGALDDVEAIFAVHVSHIHPTGVIGSRSGPLLAGCGIFRAVITSEDSRGAANLLLAASSAVISLQGIVSREASPLDSQVVSVTSFDGGHSLDVAPDTVVLGGTFRAFSNSSFYYLKKRIQEVLMDQVGVFGCQATVNFFEKQNAIYPPTTNNDATYNHLKKVTIDLLGDSHFTLAPQMMGAEDFAFYSEIIPAAFYFIGIRNEELGSVHIAHSPHFMIDEDSLPVGAAVHAAVAERYLNDKHS